The Anaerolineae bacterium genome includes a window with the following:
- a CDS encoding NTP transferase domain-containing protein translates to MQAVILAAGKGSRLNPITLNRTKAMVPILGKPIVERVMETLAQNNVREFIMVISREDGEVGRYFREQTTLDINIQFVIQPERLGMANALSLAAPYLHNTFVLSACDNLTPVEHVAELLATHHRQKANATLSLMKASPAMISRTGIVEISNGEIIRIVEKPNPQEAPSDIASLPLYVFSPRLLAYLPQVKPSPRGEYELQDAIQMLIKRDGHVTGVLTESRLQLTNADDLLALNRHYLTTGGDKPQLAPQSVGQHTHLITPLRIEENTTIGPGCVIGPRVYIERNCKIGADVLIKDAVILRDSVIEDGRQVVGEVVS, encoded by the coding sequence ATGCAAGCAGTGATTTTAGCCGCCGGAAAAGGATCGCGGTTGAATCCGATCACGTTGAACCGGACCAAGGCGATGGTGCCCATTTTGGGTAAGCCCATTGTTGAGCGAGTGATGGAAACGCTGGCCCAAAACAACGTGCGGGAATTCATTATGGTCATCAGCCGGGAAGACGGCGAGGTGGGGCGGTATTTTCGGGAACAGACCACGCTGGACATAAACATTCAATTTGTGATCCAGCCAGAACGTTTGGGCATGGCCAATGCCTTGAGCCTGGCTGCGCCCTACCTCCACAATACCTTTGTGCTTTCTGCTTGCGACAACCTGACCCCGGTTGAGCATGTAGCCGAGTTATTGGCCACCCATCACCGGCAAAAAGCCAATGCCACCCTGAGTTTGATGAAAGCGTCCCCTGCCATGATCAGCCGCACCGGCATTGTGGAGATCAGCAACGGCGAAATCATCCGGATTGTGGAAAAACCCAACCCCCAAGAGGCCCCTTCGGATATTGCCAGTTTGCCCCTGTACGTTTTTTCGCCCAGGTTATTGGCTTACTTGCCGCAGGTCAAACCCTCGCCGCGAGGCGAGTATGAGTTGCAAGATGCCATCCAGATGTTGATCAAACGAGACGGCCACGTAACCGGCGTTCTCACCGAAAGCCGCCTGCAACTAACCAATGCCGACGATTTGTTGGCGCTCAATCGCCACTACCTGACCACCGGCGGCGATAAACCCCAATTGGCCCCGCAGAGCGTGGGCCAACACACTCACCTGATCACGCCCCTGCGCATTGAGGAAAATACCACCATCGGCCCCGGCTGCGTGATTGGGCCGCGGGTTTACATTGAGCGTAACTGTAAAATTGGCGCCGATGTGTTGATTAAAGATGCGGTGATTCTGCGGGATTCGGTGATTGAAGACGGCCGGCAGGTAGTAGGCGAAGTGGTTTCGTAA
- a CDS encoding LacI family DNA-binding transcriptional regulator codes for MLRQRERRELVTIKDIAKAAGVSHTTVSRALKNNPAISPETRARIQTLAQKMGYTPSAVAQSMRAQRTRTVGMVVTTIADPFVVQVVEGVESAAQQAGYSVLLCTSHDEPKREIDVVDTLHRRRVDAIIITSSRVGSLYGERLDRIRVPIVLINNQGEGQYLYSVAVDDRQGAQLAVEHLLALGHRRIGYIGTVRRPRSSQRRLDGYRQALDKAGIRSEAALISPILSADDWQQGQEALAHLLAAKATAVFCYNDLMAIALLTACRQRKLAVPAELSVVGFDDIEPARYITPALTTVNQPRFKLGQLAMRMTLDLLDEQAGQNQLLSCALVVRESTAHLKPEA; via the coding sequence ATTTTACGCCAACGTGAGAGAAGAGAATTGGTCACCATTAAGGATATCGCCAAAGCGGCCGGGGTTTCTCATACCACCGTCTCCCGCGCCTTAAAAAACAACCCGGCCATCAGCCCCGAAACCCGGGCCCGGATTCAGACCCTGGCTCAAAAAATGGGCTACACCCCCAGCGCCGTGGCCCAAAGTATGCGCGCGCAGCGCACCCGCACGGTGGGTATGGTCGTCACCACTATTGCCGACCCCTTTGTGGTGCAAGTAGTGGAAGGAGTGGAGAGCGCAGCTCAACAGGCCGGTTATAGCGTTCTGCTCTGTACCTCGCACGACGAGCCGAAGCGAGAAATAGACGTGGTTGACACACTGCACCGCCGCCGGGTGGACGCCATCATCATCACCTCCTCGCGGGTGGGCAGTTTGTACGGGGAGCGCCTTGACCGGATTCGCGTGCCGATTGTGTTGATCAACAACCAGGGCGAGGGCCAATATCTCTATTCCGTGGCCGTGGACGACAGACAAGGGGCGCAGTTGGCGGTTGAGCATTTACTGGCTTTGGGACATCGGCGGATTGGCTATATTGGGACGGTTCGGCGGCCCCGCTCCAGCCAGCGGCGTTTGGACGGCTACCGGCAGGCGCTGGACAAGGCCGGTATTCGTTCTGAGGCCGCCCTTATTTCGCCCATTCTATCCGCAGATGATTGGCAGCAGGGGCAAGAAGCGTTGGCGCATCTGCTGGCTGCAAAAGCCACGGCCGTTTTTTGTTATAACGATCTTATGGCCATTGCTTTACTGACCGCCTGCCGGCAGCGGAAGCTGGCTGTGCCGGCAGAGTTGAGCGTGGTTGGCTTTGACGATATTGAACCGGCCCGTTACATTACCCCGGCTTTGACCACCGTCAACCAGCCTCGTTTTAAATTGGGGCAACTGGCCATGCGGATGACCCTTGATTTGTTGGATGAGCAGGCCGGGCAAAACCAGTTATTATCCTGTGCCCTGGTGGTGCGCGAGTCCACCGCCCACCTCAAACCGGAAGCGTAG
- a CDS encoding GHMP kinase has protein sequence MFQTIPKTKPSVRIARSEMERTGVLVAQLKHHYQVDPAAIRVVKAPLRICPLGAHIDHQLGLVTGMTIDQSLLLAFAPTPDGAVRIESEDFEPPVSFGLSQVPPYTPRDWGNYVRGAVLALQQTYQLQNGLVGVIGGEMPIGGLSSSAAVTIAYLLALEAVNGLEVPAKENVELVRFTENKYIGLNNGILDQSVILFSQDNHLTFIDCRTVEVKQIPTPLRPGDFEILVVYSGVTRGLVGTDYNNRVAECQEAAQMLLPFSGNGANPASRLRHVDPAIFAAEGHCLPPTLKKRAMHYFGEMQRVVDGVAAWQQGDLKRLGTLISESGESSIKYYECGSPQLITLYEILRDTPGVYGTRFSGAGFRGCCIALIDPAARETIAEAVHRRYPVDHPDEAGLYSIHFCRPDGRAGLCRVR, from the coding sequence AACATCACTATCAGGTTGACCCGGCGGCGATCCGGGTGGTCAAAGCGCCGCTGCGCATTTGCCCGTTGGGAGCGCATATTGACCACCAACTGGGCCTGGTGACAGGGATGACCATTGACCAATCGCTGCTGCTGGCCTTTGCTCCTACCCCTGACGGCGCCGTTCGGATTGAAAGCGAGGATTTTGAACCGCCGGTTTCCTTTGGTCTGAGCCAGGTGCCGCCCTATACCCCGCGCGATTGGGGTAACTACGTGCGGGGCGCGGTGCTGGCCCTTCAACAAACTTACCAACTGCAAAACGGCCTGGTGGGCGTGATTGGGGGGGAAATGCCCATTGGCGGGCTGAGTTCATCGGCGGCAGTGACCATTGCCTACCTGTTGGCCCTGGAAGCCGTTAACGGGCTGGAAGTGCCGGCCAAAGAGAACGTGGAGTTGGTGCGTTTCACCGAGAACAAGTACATTGGCCTCAATAACGGCATCCTGGATCAATCCGTCATTCTTTTTAGCCAGGACAATCATTTGACCTTTATTGATTGCCGGACGGTTGAGGTTAAACAAATTCCCACCCCCCTCCGCCCCGGTGATTTTGAAATCCTGGTGGTCTATTCCGGGGTGACGCGCGGTTTGGTGGGCACAGATTATAACAATCGGGTGGCTGAGTGCCAGGAAGCGGCCCAAATGTTATTGCCTTTTTCAGGGAATGGGGCCAATCCGGCTTCTCGTTTGCGCCACGTTGACCCGGCCATTTTTGCCGCCGAGGGCCACTGTTTGCCGCCAACGCTGAAAAAACGGGCCATGCATTATTTTGGCGAAATGCAGCGGGTAGTGGACGGCGTGGCCGCCTGGCAACAGGGGGATTTGAAACGCCTGGGAACACTAATCTCCGAATCCGGCGAGAGTTCCATTAAGTATTACGAGTGCGGCAGCCCGCAGTTGATCACGCTCTATGAAATTCTGCGCGACACGCCAGGGGTGTATGGCACGCGCTTTAGCGGGGCCGGTTTCCGGGGCTGCTGCATTGCCCTGATTGACCCCGCGGCCCGCGAAACTATTGCCGAGGCGGTGCACCGCCGCTATCCGGTGGATCATCCTGACGAGGCCGGCCTCTACAGCATTCACTTTTGCCGGCCGGATGGGCGGGCCGGGCTTTGTAGGGTCAGGTGA
- a CDS encoding SDR family oxidoreductase, translated as MNLGLKNKIALVAASSKGLGRASAEALAQEGAKVAICARDGKVLKTTADEIANATRSEVLAIPADVNNSKDIERIVKETVTHFGALHILVTNAGGPPAGYFIEFDDKQWQEAFNLTLMSAVRLIRAAIPAMQKEKWGRIINITSLSVKEPIDNLVLSNSIRAAVHGLAKTLANQLGRDGITVNNVMPGYIHTDRVEQLAQHTAERTGKSVADVLAEMGQPTPVGRVGQPKELGALVTFLASEQAAYINGVSIPVDGGRIKSAF; from the coding sequence ATGAACCTTGGTCTAAAAAACAAAATTGCTTTGGTCGCCGCTTCTTCTAAAGGGCTGGGTCGCGCCAGCGCCGAGGCCCTGGCCCAGGAGGGGGCTAAAGTAGCCATCTGCGCTCGCGATGGCAAAGTGTTAAAAACAACGGCCGACGAAATTGCCAATGCCACCCGCAGCGAGGTGCTGGCCATCCCGGCGGATGTCAATAACTCCAAAGACATCGAGCGGATTGTCAAAGAAACCGTTACCCACTTTGGCGCGCTCCATATCCTGGTCACCAATGCCGGGGGGCCGCCGGCCGGTTACTTTATAGAGTTTGACGATAAGCAGTGGCAGGAAGCCTTTAACCTGACCCTGATGAGCGCGGTGCGGCTGATCCGGGCCGCCATCCCGGCCATGCAAAAAGAAAAATGGGGCCGGATCATTAATATCACCAGCCTCTCGGTAAAAGAGCCGATAGATAACCTGGTTCTATCCAACTCCATCCGGGCTGCGGTGCATGGCCTGGCCAAAACCCTGGCCAATCAATTGGGTCGGGACGGCATTACGGTCAACAACGTGATGCCGGGCTACATCCACACCGACCGGGTGGAACAATTAGCCCAGCACACCGCCGAACGGACCGGCAAATCCGTGGCCGACGTTCTGGCCGAAATGGGCCAGCCCACGCCGGTGGGCCGGGTGGGACAGCCCAAAGAACTGGGCGCGTTGGTGACTTTTTTGGCTTCGGAACAGGCCGCTTACATTAATGGCGTGTCTATCCCGGTAGATGGCGGTCGTATCAAGAGCGCGTTTTAA
- a CDS encoding NUDIX hydrolase — protein MQPWKILSRRALLKHSKFLTVESHTVELPNGQIISDWAWLTMPDYVNVAVVTPTGQFLCFRQTKYSVDGLSLAAVGGYCEPGEAPLAAAQRELLEETGYAAPDWVNLGTYIVDGNRGAGQAHLFLATQAYRVTEADADDLEEQELLYLSRAEVETALAVGEFKVLPWSTVMALALLHLSY, from the coding sequence ATGCAACCCTGGAAAATCCTTTCCCGGCGCGCTCTTTTAAAGCACAGTAAATTTTTGACTGTCGAAAGTCATACTGTTGAGTTGCCCAACGGCCAAATCATTTCGGATTGGGCCTGGCTCACCATGCCCGACTACGTGAATGTGGCTGTGGTGACCCCAACCGGCCAATTTCTGTGTTTTCGCCAGACAAAATACAGTGTAGATGGTTTATCATTGGCGGCGGTAGGAGGTTATTGTGAGCCTGGCGAAGCTCCTCTTGCCGCAGCCCAGCGAGAACTGCTGGAAGAAACCGGGTACGCAGCTCCGGACTGGGTCAATCTGGGCACTTACATCGTAGACGGTAATCGTGGCGCTGGCCAGGCCCACCTCTTCCTGGCTACCCAAGCTTACCGGGTCACTGAAGCTGACGCCGATGACCTGGAAGAACAAGAATTGCTCTATCTGAGTCGAGCCGAGGTGGAAACCGCGCTGGCCGTAGGCGAGTTCAAGGTGCTGCCGTGGTCAACGGTAATGGCGTTGGCCCTGTTGCATCTTTCTTACTAA
- the yqeK gene encoding bis(5'-nucleosyl)-tetraphosphatase (symmetrical) YqeK has product MLKTYLPFLQHHLSPPRLQHSLNVMGIMQELAQIYSLNPTQAMTAGLLHDAAKDLSPTQLLNLAEEANFTFNDPCEQHPIYLHAPMGAYFIAGEFGITDSLILDAIRTHSFGPGPTFDTPFSWCLRFADILAPVKEWAGMKKLKNIVYAGRREEAALLQSGWLIQYLQEMDIPVHPHLAATFQGLLARLKVNGSFFERW; this is encoded by the coding sequence ATGCTTAAAACTTACCTGCCCTTTTTACAACATCACCTGTCCCCGCCCCGGCTCCAACATTCCCTAAACGTTATGGGCATTATGCAAGAGCTGGCTCAGATTTATAGCCTGAATCCCACCCAAGCGATGACTGCCGGTTTGCTGCATGATGCGGCCAAAGATTTAAGCCCAACCCAACTCCTGAACTTGGCCGAAGAAGCAAATTTTACCTTCAATGACCCCTGCGAACAACACCCCATTTACCTGCACGCCCCCATGGGGGCTTATTTTATTGCCGGTGAATTTGGCATAACCGATAGTTTGATTTTAGACGCCATCCGCACGCACTCCTTTGGCCCTGGCCCCACCTTTGACACGCCCTTTTCCTGGTGCCTCCGTTTTGCCGACATCCTGGCCCCGGTAAAAGAGTGGGCAGGCATGAAAAAACTAAAAAACATCGTCTATGCCGGACGCCGGGAAGAGGCGGCGCTGCTCCAGAGTGGGTGGTTGATCCAATATCTTCAGGAGATGGACATTCCCGTTCATCCTCATCTGGCTGCCACTTTTCAAGGTTTACTGGCCCGGCTAAAAGTCAACGGCTCCTTTTTTGAACGGTGGTAG